From Oceanivirga salmonicida:
TATGTGAAAGTATGAATATAAAAGTAGTTGAAATAGAAACAAATTACGACCATATACATATTTTAGTGGAATGTAGTCCACAACATTACATACCAACAATAATAAAAACATTAAAAGGCGTTAGTGCCAGATATATGTTTAAAAAATTTCCAAAAATAAAAAATAAA
This genomic window contains:
- the tnpA gene encoding IS200/IS605 family transposase translates to MAEVVHGRGYVYCIQYHIVWCVKYRHKILVDDIDIEFKKIIIELCESMNIKVVEIETNYDHIHILVECSPQHYIPTIIKTLKGVSARYMFKKFPKIKNK